Proteins from one Camelina sativa cultivar DH55 chromosome 8, Cs, whole genome shotgun sequence genomic window:
- the LOC104709586 gene encoding defensin-like protein 206, which translates to MAINLNSISFSVLLVVLVMASTEILKTEAQTCSTFLDECGPEPFLGANADCFNCCKYTYESPPACKGLVEGSDKHCHCYQNP; encoded by the exons atggCAATAAACCTCAACTCCATCAGCTTTAGCGTTCTCTTGGTTGTCCTCGTGATGGCTTCAAC AGAAATTTTGAAGACCGAGGCTCAAACATGCTCCACGTTCCTCGACGAGTGCGGGCCAGAACCGTTCCTGGGTGCAAATGCTGATTGCTTTAACTGTTGCAAATACACATACGAAAGTCCTCCAGCATGTAAAGGGCTTGTTGAGGGAAGCGACAAACACTGTCACTGCTACCAAAATCCCTAA